TCAAATAACAATTTactgataaacaataaataaacacaaaacaaagacagaaaaaacttCAAGTTTAGTTTGTGATTATAGATAAATTTTCACCTGAGTAACTATTTTAAACGTGGATGAATCTagaagaaataaagaataaatgtttttaaaacctgttttttagaCCTGAAGCAAACTGACGCCTGGTTTGGATAAACGGTTAAATCTCAAAGATCAGATGATTTCATGATGATGATCTTAACCCTGATGATCTCACCTCATGGCCACGTTGCTGCCGTCGATCACCACGGCTCTCAGAGCGTCTCCGTCCTCGCCGCTGACGGGCAGCTGCAGCTCGGGGCCCCCGGCCTGGGGGGCCCCTCCGGGCACCAGCACAGACACAGTGGTCACGGGTCCCTGCTTGGAGTCCTGACCGGTCCCGACCCGGACCAGCTCGCCCAGAACTTTGTCCGTGTCTGTGCCGAACTTCTTCTGGGCGGCCTGGATCTGGGCCGTGGAGTAACCCAGCTTCTGAAAGAAGTCCAGCTGGGCCCGGAGGGGCCGGGGGGCCGGGTTCAGCTCCAGCATGGTCTCACGGGGACCACGGCAGGGGGACGAGTCCCATCCACAGGGGTCCAGATGTGTGGCGGGGGTTTTACTCCACGGTTGAACATCTGCTTTCATCTCGTCTCAGTCATCCTTTACCTGAGTGAAAGCCTGAGAAATAATCAATAATCAGTCATTAATCAATCAATAACCAGTCAATAATCTGTCATTAATCAGACAATAATCAATCGTTAATTAATGTATAATTGAACAGAACTCATTCATTAAAAGAAGctgttctgaaatgttttcGGCTCTTCTTGCTGCAGTAAAATGATTTCTGAATTATTGATTCAAAGTTTGGTTTATAAATCgtgtttaagaaataaaacaagttcatCTTCTGttagtttcagtatttttttaaatcctcgtCTGCAAAGACAAACGTTTCAATGATTTATTAGTAAAAACTATTCTTATAAAAGATCTGatcagtggttttgttttagcttcttgttGAGTCATTTCAGTAAAGATTGGACAGTTAATAACTCCCTCTGCAGATGAACtttaacagaagagaaaaacaataaaagttgctGTAAATAAGTTTAGAATAAAAGGGTGAGTCAGAAGAACGTACCTGACAGAAAGACTCGCTTCTCTCGGGTTCTCTGATGTCCACCTCgtaggagaagaagaagaagaagaagctcagctgctgtctgctctgagctgagaggaggaggaggaggaggaggaggtggtggggcTTTCCCCTCTCTAAACTCAGCCTGAGGCAACATGACTGATCACAGATTACAGATTCTCTGTCAGTTTGTAGAAACGGATCACTTTCTGCTCAGATGCATTCAGGGACAGTTGGTCAAAAGAGTTCTACTGCAGTTTCTCATGTCTGAATGAGCAGAGAGCATCTGAagagttttactttgaaagaacAGAGGAAACGTAGTTTTAGGTCATCTTTAGATTCTTTCAGGTTTGaaggaaaagctaaaagtaaaaagtaaagaaattatTCTTATCAGGACCTTTTTGGccatctgccctcatttacacacacacacaccctcacacacacacacacacaccctcacacacacaccctcacacacacacacacaccctcacacacacccacacacacacacacacacacacacacacacacacagtagcaAAAGATCAGCTAAGCTACAAGCTAAGAGGAAAGGATCGATTCTGTTTaactgattgttgttttttaatctgtggATGTTTCTGACCCTGAGTCGACTCCTGTTGGCTCTGCATCAATCAagggaaataaaaggaaataaagctAAAGGAGCTAAAGCTAAAggagctaaagctaaaagctaaaaccactAGAAGCTCAGAGTCCAGTCCGGACCGTGATCTGGATccccaccaaaatgtaatcatctgttttttgtcacaacaaaatttGATCagaatctgtttattagttccagacaaacaaaccaacaccaCTGAAAACatgatctaaataaataaaaagcagcaaaaggcgagctagaagctaaaagtagcgtcagaagacagagacagagcCAGGAGCTGATTTCAAACCAAGAACTGAAAAGATCTCCATGGATTTCTGTGGGCAAATAtctggaaatatttttaaaaatataaaagtcacagcagctgaatgagccgaagcttttaagataaaaacagctaaactagAGCAAAGCATGTGTTCCCAGTGACTCCTGGCCgtattttccatgttttataaaatgtctcCTGTTGTTGGTGATTTCCTCTGACTCTGTCTGATTTCATTCTTCATCTGATCTGAACTTCCTGGAGACGattcagcagaaaaacatcggaggaacaagcaaacaaaccacACTCTGGTGCTGAACCTTTCATCGTCTCTGATCTAATCTTCCACTTTTACTTTGAATAAGTTGTGAAATcttctggttttggtctcgaaGCCTCGGGGTTAAATTCCCTCCTGAAGCTTCGGGGCTGAAAGGAACAAACTGTTCACATGAACTGTAGCTGAAATGCAAACTGGTTGCGACACTCGTTTTCTGCCTGCAGCTGAGCAGGAGTACAATATGCAAATACTGCGGGTGTTTTATATGAAAATTAGACAAACGATTTACAAGTGTGCACAGGTGAACGCATGCCAGGACAGAAAGGACTGAATGAAACGGAGCCAAGTGTTTATGAGAGTAATTATGAGAGAATCTAAAGTGTTTCAGGGATCCTGAACTCCTCGGTGACACAGAGCTGCAGATAGAGTTTCTGTAAATGCCCTGCAGCTCTGACCTGCTTTACACACCATgcaaatcagacaaaaacaccaacaaccaAACAAAGTGACTCCTCCTGCTGGATTCACAAACACGTCTGTTAAAAATAATCACTAATGAGATGCATCAATCATAGTCCTGTTGCACAGGAGCTCATGtgaaaaacctgcagctttagAGCAAAAACTcctggtttcttttgtttacgGCAGGAATGATGACCTAAAATCAACTCCAGCTGCTTCAGAAGCCGGGTGCACAAACTCTgaggacaaaaagagaaattaaatatcGTTTTTCCTCAGCGTCAGGGATGGAAACACGATGTTAAAGCAGGATCTATTTCTGCTCAAACTAAATGAAAGAATGACAGCATTTTAaattcagtctttatttttggtcaataaCTGAggttttcttattattacatCTGTGAAATAATGTTCCTGCAGATCTGAGAGCATCAAAATGTTTGAACATCAAGAATCTTTTAAttcttgttctttatttgcaaatttattcattaattatCATCTTTTAATCAGttcttttttactgtaatgTATTAGTGTTCCTGTCTGAATGatcagatgatttattttagcttctaactgaaaaatatttatatattttatccCATCAGTTTCATATTAACTACATTAAAGCtttcagtatttaaaaacatgctttctttctgtctgtaatGTTTTATAACTACAAACTTGGGATCAATTTGTGTCGATGTTCTTCAGTAtcaactgtttgtttagttagaGGTTGAATCACATCATTTTATATGAAATTCTTTATACtgtgaaagttttaaatattcttatGGGggttatttcatgtttatttttcaagtgtcattggttcagtaatttgttgatggGCCCTAAGTGAACCACTGTTTAGGaggagatgggggggggggggtccaaCCTGGAGTCCTCCTGGTGGTCCAGTGCTCTTCTGAGTTTGCAGTGCTTCTtacttgctgctgtttttggtatttgcagcatttttcctttgcatttgttttgctggttgtatgtttttgcttctaTTTTGTGAGATTGCAgcgttttttattgttttgtgtttgttcatttgaacCTGTCGGCCACCGTAATTCATAATGAAGTAAAATAAGTATCATTGTTGTGATGGTGAAGTGTCATATTTTcggtcaaaaacaacaaactacacTACCCATAAGTCCCCTGGGCGCAGCGCAGCCGCAGTTTGGTTGTGCTTCGTGACGTCGGTGTTTTTGTCCTGACCCGGTTAGCGCTGCTCCGTGCGGCCCGACAGCGCCAGTTAAAGTCCGGTTAGCCGTGATGTAGCTCTCGGCAGACGGACTTCAGCCTCCAGAGACCGGTTCTGACCAGTTACCGCCGGCTCATGTTCCTCCTCCCCGGCCTGAGGAGCGTCTGTCTGGCCGCCGCGGCTCCGCTCGTCCACCGGGCTGAAGCTAAGCTAACCACCGGCTAAAGCTAACCCTCCGGCTGCCGTGAATCTGCGATGAGCCGCCGTCCGAGCCGCTCGTCCCGGCCAGCTGTGTGACCCGCTGCCGGAGCCACGGTACCGTGTGTGAGGGACGGACCGGTACCGACGGGATGTGGCAGAGCCTGGGCCTCACGCTGCTGGTCATCGTGGCCACGCTGGTCTGCGCGCTGCTCTTCATGATGTTCGGTGAGTTCCAGGCCCGAATCCTCGGAGTCCAAAACCCGACAAAACAGGCCGAAAAGCGCCGAACTGCCCCTTTAAACCGGCCTCTGGAGCCGTATCTGATGGCTGCTATTTTTATACACTGCTGAAGATGAGACTGATCTTCATCACTGCTGCTTTACTAAATAAGTAacagtgacctttgaccccaggcTGCAGATTCATCTCTTATTTCTTTACATCCTGATAATTAATTTATCCCTGATTAAAAGTTTTACCTGTACAtacagctgaagaagctgaacattagctaaaaaactaaaccagattcagctgaaacagatttcaaacagaacaatggaactgaagagatctcaatatATTTATATGGTGAaaacttttgtaaataaagtgaaatatcctaaagtataaaagttaacTTCGGATTGAGCTGAATGATATGATATTTGAACAGCTGCAGgagttacagaaaaataaaccagttgtgtgaacgctgactcagcattaacaCAATAAATGTCCTTCAAtgagttcagtttaaaaaagttataaaagaaacattttccagCATCACAGACtgcctgtttctgtttaatccTTTATTAGGACTGCACATTAATCAACATTTCCACACCTCATGGCCGTGTAAACATGCAGGAATTTAATTAGCAGCACGCAATAAGAAACACATAATTAAAAATCtgacctgtttttgttcttaattaTTTTAACGTCTGAAGTCATTACCTAAATAAATGTTCTCAAACGGTTAAATAACTACACATTTTGGGCCGTATCGCCCCCTGTAGCTgatgtttctcctcttcctcaggttGGTATGTCGTCTGGCAGCTCTTCCTCTCCAAGTTTAAGTTCCTGCGTGAACTCGTCGGGGACGCCGGCACCCCGCAGGCCGAAACTCAACCGTCCGAAGCCCAGAGCGAGCGAAAGAGTGGGGCCCCGCTGAGGAGCCGGGGCCGCACCGCACGCCAAAGAGTCTCCTTCCCAGAGAACGCCTCGTAGACGATCGCAGCGTCGCCTCTTCCTCACCACGACACTTTACTCTGACCAGGCAGACCTCCTCGTTTAAAGGGAAAagccatcatcttcatcactgtTTGTCACGCAGGGAGGTGTCGTGTTTTtgacaggaggaagaggagccaaAACTCTAACTGTTAACTGACAACCCGTCTGAAACACGAAGTGCAATGAACCAGAAACTGACCGACCCCAAAGCTGCTCAAAGACTTCAGGTTGAGGTCAAAAcctccatgttgttttttgtagaaCGTCTGGAGCTAAACTACATGATCCCAGCTGATCTGGACCTCATCAGTATTTCAGGAACCCAGTTCCTGGTTTTTAATCAGCGGTGGGGTGTTTTCATTGTTTGTATAAACATTagcttcaaataaataaagccaaacAGTTAAACATCCTGAGCGTCTTTCTGTGGAAatgattttaatattattataccTCAGACAGGATGTTTGGACCTTATTCTCAGACAGTCTTATATCCTGATTTATAAAAacctctgaaacaaacattaacgCTCCTGGATTTATTCCTTCAAAGTTATTTATTGGTTTCAGCTTCACAGCAGGAGGTTCAGAAGGTGAATCATTTAAAGGGTTATTTCTCAGAGCTGTGGTGCAACAGCGCCCCCGTGTGGCCacctgagttttaaactgttcTGAAGTTCATGTAAGGATGTTTTCAATCAAACAAgaacacagaggaaaacatcagtttttaatgtctttatttcaGGTAAGACAGGCAGATTTAACAGAAACATGAGAGAGGAAGCTTCATTCTAACTCTGGAAACAGGTAAACTCACCTGAGCGtcaccagaaaataaaacctgagtAAAATCCGCTGCACCACCGTCTCAAACACCTGAAGCTTCCCAGGATCCCAGCAGAACCTCGGGCcgtcagctcagctccttcctgcagaaacattttacaccaatgaacaaaaagctgcagcaacATCCGGTCCGTAGAACCATGAGTCCGTGTCAGGGGAGAACCTATAACCCTGCCGTGTGCAACCACAGCCGGGCCTCAAACTGCCCCTCGGTTCTCTAGCAGACAGAACAGGAAAGGACAGAACCACAGCAGGATCGGCCTCGCTGGAAAAGTCTGCAGACAGAGCCGGGTCAGAGGAACGATGGGAAAATTACCGACATGTGTGGTTCCATCATCCTGCAGTTCCGAAGAAGTTCTCCTGAGAAATGAAGACACACAAATTAACATTAATTACCTTCAACAGCTCAGGTAAACCATCAGCTTTCAGTATGAGCTCCACTCTTTGTTTCCATCTTTGTAAATTAACCTTTCACACAGAGATGATGGGTTCTGGTTCCCTCCACAGAAAAAGGAGGTCTGATGGAGGGAACCGTTCTGAACCCAGGGTGAGGTGGACCTCTGCCCTCATTTACAGCTTTACACTGAAGGTTTTAGAGCTTTAAACAGATCGATGTCAGGGGAGAACCTATAACCCCGCCGTGTGGAACCACAGCCGGGCCTCAAACTGCCCCTCGGTTCTCTAGCAGACAGAACAGGAAAGGACAGAACCACAGCAGGCTCGGCCTCGCTGGAAAAGTCTGCAGCTCGCAGGAAAACCACCAACAAACCGATgatcaataaataattaaaagtttcTACCTGCGGCGCCATCTTCGGCTGAGACAACACGCTGCTGGGGCTCTTCCGGTTtgaaaaaacagcttcaaaacaaaatttactcAACAAAAAACCCGCAGATTAACTAAACCGACTGTTCCGGAAGAAACCCGcaggtttttaactttaaatcatttaaaaatcatGTAGGATGGCAGCGGATCCATCAAACACACCGACACCACCAACATCTTCCTCCCCTGATCCGCTGAAGCGCCGCCCGCCTGGCGCCACACCGCCCCCTGCCGGACGGAGGCGGAactgtaacaaaacaaataaataatataaaaacaaataaaatgctcCAATCTGGACTGAAGTGAGAACTGAAAATGGGTAAAATtctaaatatagttttttttcgaacagaaagtaaagttaaatcatggtgattttttttacaaattaatatttttttctgttccttatAAGCTGTGATCAGATAATACAGGTAAATATTTACCTGTTATAGTAAGACTTTTCAgttctagttttctttttttattcttgtgtgaAAGTATTTATTTCACTGCTATATGGCttgatcagccataacattatgaccataGACTGGTGAagttagttaaaataaaacaatattttactaaaaaaacactttctgatGTATGACACATGGCATctatgaacattttaaagaccAGTCAGACTTTTAACCTGCCAACAGCTGTCAGCAGACTCTGATGGACTGATGGGTGTGATCTTCATCACTCCTCAGGAGCGAGGCCTGAAACTGAGAGAAAGTTCTTCAGAAAGTCTGTTGGTCCAGAACTCTTCACCAGATTACAGGAACGTCTGCATCATTGTAgggaaaagacaaacagaacaggGAAATAATAATTACGGATGGTCACAGAATTTAAAGCTAATTCCTAATTTTCTGATActgtttgtgttaaagttttCATTTAGTAAAAAGCCTGTCTGGACGGGTTCTGTTTGTCCCGGAGGACAGCTGATACTGGTGGGTGATGGCAGCTCCGGAGCCTCGATGACTCACCCTCCAACAAAGAGAGTCTCAGAGCTGCAGCCGCCTGcgagcagaaccagcagaaccagcagaaccagcagaaccatcAGCAGACGGCCAGGATGAAGTCCAGCTCTGTTTGCCCACGCTGAGCGTAGAATTACAAAAACGGAACCGAACCGGGTTCGAGACGCTCTCAGGGATTCTTTGATGTGTTTAGAATCCCGAGGAGAGACCCCTCACAAACGCTTTGAGACGCTTTGGAGAAGGAGAAGCAGGACTGACAGATTCAGGATGTTTTAATGTTGCAGTCAGTCCGTCGGTTCTGTTCAGATCTGCAGGCTGAGCGGAGTTATGTAAGAACATCTGACTTCACGAGGTCGGCACGTGAGTCAGCTGACCTCCATCACGCATCATCATTC
The DNA window shown above is from Kryptolebias marmoratus isolate JLee-2015 linkage group LG5, ASM164957v2, whole genome shotgun sequence and carries:
- the smim13 gene encoding small integral membrane protein 13; the encoded protein is MWQSLGLTLLVIVATLVCALLFMMFGWYVVWQLFLSKFKFLRELVGDAGTPQAETQPSEAQSERKSGAPLRSRGRTARQRVSFPENAS